AATTGCCTTTCGGATGACAATGCTTGCTTTGCCATACCATACAAAAATAGATGAATTACAGGAAAAATAGCCCCTGGACTTTTTCTTACCTGTACTCTGATGGTTGTAAGCCATTTGTAGAGGGAGTTCCAGTTTTTTTCCTTCATATCTGAGTGATTGCTTCATTTGTATCAGTAGGTGTATCTGAAGTAataaaaatgagtttagattgATTATgaattatccatttttttttcctttaatctaCATCTACTGATGGACTTCCGGAGTAACTTTTTACAAGTCCTGGAATGATTGACAACCCAAGGAAAATGATTATTCGAAATTCATAAATTTATAGCAATGTTGATATTTGATCTGTCATTGTGTCGATGTCTGCTGGATTTTATGCATCTGGGTGAGTGGCATTTGTGCCAAGTCATGAGTTCATCATTATTCATTGGTTTCTGTTCCTTTGTATCTTTGACTCGTGAGAAGTTAATTCATTCGATCGTTGCCGCATAGATATTGTATGTCAACAAGGCTAGATGGGTATTTGTTAAATGTAGGACAACCAatccattaaaatattttatttcatcttaattcatcattacaatttttttaaattctcatataaaatataataaataatttaatttttttaaattttaatataaaattaatattaaaaaattatattataataatattttattcattattatttaaaacattccatctgtgtaaccaaatgagacTTTAAATCTCATGCGTAACACTTATCCAAGCAGTAAatgaattgtaatatttttcttaatattgattgcattctgcattttttttccctGGTCACGTGTTTATTTGGCCTAACACGTTTGaaacatattcataataactaaTGTATCTTCAAGCCTTTAAAGTAGAATTTTCCTTCCGGTAGGCGACCCCCATAGTCCACGTGTCCAGGCTCCCTGCCAATTGAATCTGAGCTTCGGCTTGTTCGTTGGTCTACTCTGGATTGAAGTTAGGCACAAATTATTGGAGCTGGACCTTGGAAGAGagtcggaaaaaaaaaaaaaaaaaaagaacaaatcgAAGTGTCGTTTTGGATAAGTAAAAAGAACAAGTGAATGACCCAGAATTGGCAACTGGTGGCAGGCTTTGACTAGTAACCGGTAGGAAGGTGTGACTGCTTATGTGTCACCAATCCCTCCATTAGGCGGTTTTATCTGATCGTACGTTAAAACTATGTTTGGACTGTCGTATGATTAATTGTACCTAATGCTTACCTAAATAACATTGCTGtcattgtaaaataaataaaaccaatgaAAAACCACCACGACTTGACCTTCCACATTTACTTGCCTGGGGTAGTGGGCGGGTGCTGAAGTCAAATTTGGCGAGTAAAGTGGACCCAGTACCTCTAGTTTTTAGACAATTTCTGAACATATTAGAtgttatattgtaattttttatgatcTAAAATACGAAGCATcacattaaattttttaatatatatatatattttttttgtaaatctaATACTTCTAATTATTGAAGCCTTAATTTGTTAGTTCTTGgaggaataaaaatgatttttaagcaGGAAAAGCATAGTTGCGATTGTAAGATTATGACTGATCTTTCCATGAGCAACTGACTACAAGAATAGAAGAACtcagttaaatttattttgttcttcgtaTAATATTTGCAAAGGGTGTGATGCAATCTCCTCGCGTCGAAAGGGACTACTGAAACATAGCACCTTTTAGCTTTTTATCAATTTTCTAAAAACttggaaaatttattttacaatatagaTTTATCATAGTTTTCCTAATTTACATCCTAAAGTAATTAAAATGTCAACTTCTATTATAAACTACTAAATAAGGATAATTTAGACTTAGTTTAGATACAGAAATatggtttcatctcatctcatcttatcattataattttcttatatttttacataaaatataataaataatttaactttttcaaattttaaaataataataatattaatttttttacaagtatagtaatattttttttaatttttatttaaacctACTTGATCTCATCTCGTTATTCAAACTATACTTAAAACTCTATATTATGATTTGATTGATCAAATTGATGAAGTAACACAAGGTGATACAAATTTTCCTAATTTTGAAAGTTCCATGAGAATGGTTGGCGGAAAAGGTCTTAATAAACATAATTGAAAGGGTCATTTCATTTCGTGTGGTAATCCtatttggaaaatgaaaatcaagtCGGCTTGCTCTCTCAATTTCCACGGCCCACAATATTTGTACCGAAATTATAATGAAAGCAAACAAAATGGGAAACAATctatgaaatgaaattttggtCTATTCCGTCTTCTATTTGATATTTGTTAATGTCTTCTCGTTTTGAGTATTTATCTTTAACTCAATTAACTCGGCTTACAAATATAACAACTTACGACTCTCAACGTTTCAAATGTATGACTTGGGAGAAGCAGAAATGACTTCGACTGTatcaggaaaaaaagaaaaaaagaattagaaaggGGGAGTAGCAGTGTACGTTCTTATCCAAAACCTCAGAGTAAATTCTATAAACATTTCGTTAAGAGAGACTGTTGCTGTTACCACAACTCGTGACTTAGAAGCCGCCACATGtgcatatatgtatatgcatgtaGATCCGTCGCCTACAAGCAAAAATCAGCCACCATCCAATCCATGTATTACTGTCTAATGCGTGCTCGTGTGGCTCGTCTTTTCTGTCAAATACCTCCCGAAAGTCGAAAGTAAAGGCAAACTTGGTGGTATTAGGGTGGTCGGTCTTTTTAGGATTAAGACAATGGTGACGGCTATAAAAAGGGAACCTTCtttttactaatatttttttaaaatttaattaaagaaaaaaaacacaacgtcattaaaaaatattttcttaattattaaattaaaaaaatcgaaATCCAAACATAGGACTCCACATTTTTCTTTCACGGTATATGAATGAAACATCATTTTTTATCCAATGACTCGATTCGATAATTCTTTCATAAAACACAATTCTTAATTGTTTCACGTTTTGGTCggttttttttcatcttttcttgTTTAGAATTTTGTCGCGAGTGTCGTCGGCTAGGTGTGCAGCCTCTACGGTGAAGGCAAGTGGGGAGCCATTGGCTGTGGGAATCGAGGATCCTGATACAGCTCCCGGAGTTGACGGTCAAATAATATAGCCGTTTGAGAAATCAggtttgttttaaaaataaagaattcaaAATAGCTTTCGCGTTCTGACAACATCCCACTGAACTTTGCTCCAGGTGGACTATTCTTCCACGTGGAAACCCTCTCGGGCCGCACCTGCCTCCCTCAACCCACTGGTCCACGATCTCATTATAAAATGCCTTCACCCGAAGTAATCGAATCCGTCCACACcttctattaaataatttaaatgtctTTTCTCCTTGATCTGATGGCCGAAATTTCACCACGTCTTCTCTGGCCGCTCCTTTATAAATATCCCCTCATATCCTTAGCACTGTCAAGCTCTCTCACTCTTTGAtttccaggaaaaaaaaaaaaaaaaaaaaagaatctcacTGGTTCAAATGGCATACGTCCCAGCAAATTCGAGCAATAACTGGATCCTCTCTCTGAAGCTTGTTTTGATCTCGACCGGCGTGTTATCCCTGGCTGTGATGTTGAAGTTCTCGCTTCCAGTGGTATCTGATTTCATTGCCTATGAAATCCCTTCCATCTGGAGCTTCTTGCTGTCGTGGTTGAGGCCTCCGTACCTCTACATCGTAATTAACTTCATCATTATCAGTATCGTTGCCTCCTCCAAGATGCAACAGAAAACGGACTATCCGGAGCCTGAGATGCCGGTGGTTCAACCGCCGCACGAGGAGGTCTCCAGGGACGTGCAGGAGGACTCTGTTGTCTACGGAGACGGAGTCATTTTCGGGGGCCCAGATTACGACATGGCAAAGGTTTCGGTGCCTGAGGTGCAGGTTGTGGATTCGGAAGGAGCGTGCGAAGGAGTGGAGAAGAAGGCCGTGAGCGACGTGTTGTTGATGAACGGTAGTGAGGAGGCCGTGTTAACGAGGTCAGCGTGGACTGGGGGTCTGCAGAGGAAAGATTCTTTGGAGGTCTTTCTTTCGAATAATGAGAATGAGAAACCACCGGTTTCTGTGAGATTCGCTCATCGAAGACCTTTGAAAGCCAGCCCCGAAGgtactccctctctctctctctcacgcgtTTTCAAAGAGTCTCTTCTGCTTCGGCGCATGTTATCAAATGTGAATATGACCGTCGTATTCACTGAGGTAACGGGTGCGATTCAATCGAACTTTTACTGGGAAATAATTACACTAGCTGTGGTCCTGTGGAATTGTTTCAATTTAAATATGCGAATACAAAATTCGAAAAGTCGAACTCGACGTCGCCAAATGTCGAGATTACCCTCATCTTTTCAGCTAGTTTGAAATTGCCCCCAACTTTTCTGGTAGGTAATGGCAGAAGGGTGGGTAAGTTGAATTTGGTTTTTACGTTTGGTTCATAATGCAGCCTTGAGAGTGTCGAAGCCAAAGCGGCAGGAGACGCTGGAGAACACGTGGAAGACGATAACCGACGGCCGTTCAATGCCGTTAACAAGGCACCTGAAGAAGTCCGACACGTGGGAATCACACATGCGGCACAACCAGCCGACGGACGAGAACACCCCTCCCAGGATGAAGAAATCCGAGACGTTTAGCGACCGCAGCGCCAACTCGTCGCTGAGTCCGTCGCCTGTCTCGGGGCGACTGAGGAAGGAACCATCACTGGGTCAGGACGAGTTGAACCGGCGAGTGGAGGCGttcatcaagaagtttaacgaGGAAATGAGGTTGCAGAGACAGGAATCCTTGAATCAGTACCATGAGATGATCCGCCGTGGCGCCCACTAGAAACTTCGAGAGGCCACAgtctgttatttttttttcctgggcaATTCGGTAGGTTTGCCCGCATTCTCTCCTTTGGGGTGTCGTATTTGATGATAATTTGGAGTAAGGTTTGTAAAGGTGGAAATTTTTAGAAATTGTTATCGTCCCAAATTTTCATTGGGAGGAAAAATTAAAGGGCTTTGGAATGGCAAGAAACCAGTAAGGTTTTGTTTTTGAAGTTGGTCGGTTGCATTTGTTGGAATTGGCTAACGATTTTAGCCTTGATAAATGACTTGTGATGTAATGAATGTAAGCATCTCGTCGTCAATACTAGGAATGATTAGCAGACGA
This Carya illinoinensis cultivar Pawnee chromosome 11, C.illinoinensisPawnee_v1, whole genome shotgun sequence DNA region includes the following protein-coding sequences:
- the LOC122281490 gene encoding uncharacterized protein LOC122281490; the encoded protein is MAYVPANSSNNWILSLKLVLISTGVLSLAVMLKFSLPVVSDFIAYEIPSIWSFLLSWLRPPYLYIVINFIIISIVASSKMQQKTDYPEPEMPVVQPPHEEVSRDVQEDSVVYGDGVIFGGPDYDMAKVSVPEVQVVDSEGACEGVEKKAVSDVLLMNGSEEAVLTRSAWTGGLQRKDSLEVFLSNNENEKPPVSVRFAHRRPLKASPEALRVSKPKRQETLENTWKTITDGRSMPLTRHLKKSDTWESHMRHNQPTDENTPPRMKKSETFSDRSANSSLSPSPVSGRLRKEPSLGQDELNRRVEAFIKKFNEEMRLQRQESLNQYHEMIRRGAH